TTTGTCCGCTCACCGACGTTACCTTGCCAAACAGGGTCGTTAAGCGATGGATACGAGACAGGGCACCCACCAGCGGAAAGCCAAAGGTATCGGCTTGATAGGTCCACTTACGGGGAGCGGGGTGTTGGGGGTTGAGGCTGGAGTAGCGCACATAGAGGGGCTTGCCAATGGACGGCAACTGTTGAGCGATCGCCCCATGGACGCCACTTAAAACATCAATCTGTTCCACATGCAGCAGCCGATGCTGAGCCTCAGCTAGGTTGACCAATTCCTCCGCCTCGGCGCTATCGAGGGATAGGGGATATTCCACCACCACATGCTTACCTGCCTGCAGCGCAATGCGGGCGATCGCTCCATGGAGGCGGTTCACGGTGCAAATGACCACCATATCTACATCGGGATGCTGCACCAATTCTCCCCAGGTGGCCAGGGCAGGAATGCCAAAGGGCTGACAAAAATTGGCCGTGCGCGCCTGGTCTTGCCCCGCCACCGCCACCACCTGCGATCGCCCATCAGCTTGAAAGGTTTCGACTCGCAGTTTCGCCGCATAGCCCGTCCCCACGATGCCCACTCGAATGGGTGCATTC
This genomic window from Candidatus Obscuribacterales bacterium contains:
- a CDS encoding Gfo/Idh/MocA family oxidoreductase; the encoded protein is MNAPIRVGIVGTGYAAKLRVETFQADGRSQVVAVAGQDQARTANFCQPFGIPALATWGELVQHPDVDMVVICTVNRLHGAIARIALQAGKHVVVEYPLSLDSAEAEELVNLAEAQHRLLHVEQIDVLSGVHGAIAQQLPSIGKPLYVRYSSLNPQHPAPRKWTYQADTFGFPLVGALSRIHRLTTLFGKVTSVSGQNQIWVDHPSTYPHSMGDSFHTTCLCSGQLQFESGLMAEVIYGKGEAIWAAERRLDIHGQNGLIHFDGTQGKLVTAEGDRPLDGGSRRGLFAQDTQSVLNYLTEGKPLYIQPQSSVYALRVANAVRQAADLNQVVPVRN